In Sesamum indicum cultivar Zhongzhi No. 13 linkage group LG8, S_indicum_v1.0, whole genome shotgun sequence, the sequence AACAGCTTGTAAGGAAATATGCTCCTTACTTGATAGGTGTAAAGTTTAACGTAGATGAGTGGCATTTTCTGGTTCATGTCACTAAAATGCTTCAGAACACGAAACATGGTTTCCGGGACATACTCCATAactaaattgagaaaaagCTCGTTTTGGCTTGTTGTTGAAAAGAAACAATGTTTCAAGGAAACAACATTAGGATGATCCATTGTCCTCATTAACTGCAGTTCACGGTTTTTGTATCTTCGGTCTTGCAAAACCTTCTTTATAGCCACAGTCTCTCCAGTTTCAATGCATTTGGCCTAAGTACAATGACAATAACAAACAAGCCCGatgaaaaacataacaatGACAAAAGTAGCCTTAATGGTAcagcaatatatatacctgAAACACAATTCCAAATGAACCAGTCCCTACAACTCGCTCGGCCATGTAACTAACTGTCTGCAGAAATAACAGAAACAAATTGAAGTATTAATACAACATTTTCCTTCTTCCATCATTCTTCGgtgttttcttctttccaaAGAAACAGATATGTGAATACCTGCTTAGGTTCTCCATTCTTGCCTCCAATAGTTGTTGAAATTATATGCCCCGTGACTGTATCATTCCTATCCATTACAGGAGCATGCATCTCCTGTAAAAGTGAAATCACAGTCATATCAGAAACCACAATACAAGAATTATAAAGATGAAGCATTTAAACTACTAAGAATTAGTTATGTAAGCAATTAGTTATATAGATGGATATGTATAGATCTCAAGAATATACAAGCATATCAGATCAAGTAGATTAGTTTTACATAAGATCAATTCAGTAAAGATCTCAAGTCCGGATTCAAGAAATAAGCAAATCCGTGATTCTAGATATTCTGAATGAAAAGACGACAATAAGCAACCTGACGAGATCAGAGGAAAATATCATGAAAAGAAACTTGAAACAGTAACATAGTCTCTCTGTTGGCATCCAGACTAGATAACAGAAACATAACCAAATCAGAGTAGAAAATGATGGAGAATTTCCTTAATCCTTGGGTACAAGACCTGAGTTAGAAATCTAATCCCCCAATTCTGATAATACATTGTAGTTCTGATTCCAATctttagaaaaacaaaacaaataacacacacacaagtaAAACGCAATCTCGAGAAATCAAAAGTTGCCACAAAGACCAGATGGCCAGAAACACACaatctcaagaaaaataatcaatgaGCACCAGAAACTACACCAAGTCAACAAAATCCAGAGCGAAGAGTGCTGATCCGAAAGAAAGTAGATCTGCAATGTTTAGGGGAATTAAAGACGGAAAAAGATAGATTTTCTTGAACTCTTTCTTACAATATGACCCGCAAAAtgaaagaaaccaaaaaaatcaagagagTAAAAGCTCACCTTATCGTCGGCCATGGCAACAAATTCCCTGCGAAGAatcagaaagaaaagaaagaaggattTTCAACGAGTTACCCAGTCTGCAAAATTTCCTGTTTATGGTTCAGACCTCATAATTGTCGgtaggagaaaagaaaagaaaaaaaggacgAAAGAAAGACGGGGCGAGGGAGAGAAAAAGGGAGGGGGGGTTGCAGGACCCATAAGCCGAACAGCATCCCATGTGATTACAGCtgctcctttttctttctcttgggaaataattggaaaaaagaCACCGGAGTTGTGTCTTTTATTTACCAAGATTGCCCttattgttttcaaataaattcattggTCCGTCCTTGATACTCTAATTGGCAAATGGCAACTTGGGTTCTGGGCCTACTCAGCAAATGGGCTTGGATCATTAGGCCCATATCATTGCACCTACGCAGTCCAATACAGAGTAATAATTCCACAACTCGGGAATTCTGGAGGCTGTCCAATCACTTGGTACAATACACtgaatctttttatttcaaattatattgtattttttattatttataattcttaaatttatacaCATCATTTGCGTATGTTTTATGAAATAGAAACTACGGACATAATAGAAATTTCAATCTGAATTAGACAATGTTATTTCGACATTCACGTTAGCATGCAAGTACTAAgaatataagtatttttgcATGCAAAATGTAGACTTTCTTATAAGCCTAAATCCCTTAAAAGGAAGAGCAGCAACAAAAAGATGAACAAAGTAAACTTTTCATCCTAAAAATGTGTTTAACTTTTTTCCATTTCACTTTCCAATCCCATGTTCAAACTTTTGATCTCaatattgggaaaaaaaatgacacATATGGATTGTTTGGTGCCCAAagtaaagaaaacaaaaaagatttaacattttttcaGTTGGTATGAACGTCTATTAAAAGGACAATCAAAGtgctataatatataattaatcccaTGCAAACACTACTCACCATAATATACATTTTGTTTCTCTAATTATACTCAAactatttatgtatataaaatgtatgaaattatttatttaaaaaattaagacagATGTACCTTTCACCTAACCCGCCCAAACCAAATATTTCCAGAAGCATATATGCTCACTCCATCAATAACCAATTCTTTAAGCTATAACAATCAAATCTTCTACTTAAACTTGAGTTTCACATTCTCAAAAAcggtaaataaataattgtttttttttaattaagtaagATATGGTAAGTAGTATGATAGTTTCTGACGTATGAAATCTAAAAATCAGTTCAGGTTTAACAAGTTAATATCGGCATTACTAGCAAAATAACTTCAACGAACTAAGTTTAGAAATATAACTCCAGATTAAATGAGGACAAcgcaacattttttttttgtacaattactaaaaatgatttgattgaAGGCAGTATGAAATCGGGAGTTCACATTCAAGGCCAGCAAAATCCTATATATTACTGGTTGCTGCGCCGAATATGGGTGTTGGACCAGCTGCCGCGTTATAAGAGCCCATGGAAAACGTGGCTGCGATTTTAAGTTGACTGGTCGTGGTTGAAATTGCGTCCCGCATTACTTATACACATAAAATAGTGCAAGTGTGAAAGAGGACCcttaatttagtaataattgTTAGAAACAAACACGGTCTTATCATATTACCACATGTTTTTCACCTACAATAAACTTACATGCATTTAATGCTTTCACATGACTGACTCTCACTCACTTTGCAATAATATCATCTTATGTCTATTGTTTGGTTTGTCACTGGCCCACAATTGTTTCCAATCTTTATTCATTGCGTACTTCACTTTTATGTttgagataaataaaatataaatagataaaatttgaaatatgatCGAATTATATTGTCACACTTTAATAGTTGAATAAGGgagtttttgtaaaaaaatttgcttttagaaaaatgatttctgtagaaaaaattgaaagttgtaGCAGAATATAAAATGGATAGCGTTTGTAAAAGCAGATAAAAGCTAAATTGAATagtgattgaaaaaaaaaatcacttttaaaataaaaagttattgatGAATGAATGCTTTGTGCCTATATGTTAAAAGaatattgtttattatttcacttgttgtttgtcactaataattattttttcacaaaaatcataaattttatttcgattGGTACTTAATacttatatgtttttaaaaaagtatgtttaatttaataatgttgtcattaaatatataattgttgattcatacacaataattataatattcaaattcagGTCAGGTAAGtgatcattataatttaaataaaatttagaatctATTTTGAAGACATtgtattgaataatatattgttttgattaattataggAGAAATAAATGACAAGTAAAGATTTTGGATCAACTAATTTGCAGTGAAGatgtatttttgttcttgaGACATGAATCATGATTAGCAATGGTTCTCACCAATCATGTACGCGTCCACGTTCTAACAATtactctttaattttaattttctggaAGAGTAAAAAGGTGGCCGCTGGCAGCGCCCAGCTGTAAGGGCTTGTAATAGAATATGGGAATAATTCCACTGGGGACTATTCATTTATTCCACTTTTAAAGGCCTGACAGCAGGACAGAAATCCAGAAATCTTACTGGCGAAAACCCAATCACGAAACACAGCGCCAGTATTATCAGGACTTGAGAGGAAGTTGAATCAAGATTTCCAGGCAATATCTATGGCAGCCGCCGTGCCCAAGGATCCCAAGCAGAAAGAAATGGCGGGGATTTTATTAGGCCGATACGATATTGGGAAACTCCTCGGCCACGGGACGTTTGCCAAAGTGTACCATGCGAGGAACGTGAGGACGGGGGAAAGTGTGGCGATTAAGGTGATTGATAaagagaaaatcttgaaagtgGGTTTGAAAGCCCACATCAAACGGGAGATCTCCATTTTGAGGAGAGTTCGTCATCCAAACATTGTGCAATTGTTTGAAGTTATGGCGTCCAAGTCTAAAATCTTCTTTGTTATGGAGTATGTGAAGGGCGGTGAGCTATTCAACAAGGTGGCCAAGGGCCGGCTTAAGGAGGAAGATGCCAGGACGTACTTCCAGCAATTGGTTTCCGCGGTGGCCTTCTGCCACGCGCGCGGCGTGTACCACCGTGATTTGAAACCTGAAAATATATTGCTTGATGAAGATGGGAACGTTAAAGTGTCCGATTTTGGGTTGAGTGCTATATCTGAGCAGATTAAGCAAGATGGGCTTTTTCATACCTTTTGTGGGACTCCGGCGTACGTGTCGCCGGAGGTGCTGGCAAGAAAAGGGTATGATGCGGCGAAGGTTGATATTTGGAGCTGTGGGGTGATACTATTTGTTTTGATGGCTGGCTACTTGCCGTTTCACGATCAGAACATCATGGCCatgtataagaaaattaataaaggcgAATTTAGATGTCCAAGGTGGTTTTCGCCTGAATTGATTGAACTTTTGACTCGATTGCTCGACACGAATCCTGAAACCCGGATCACAATTCCGGAGATCATGGATAATAAATGGTTTAAGAAGGGGTTTAAGCATGTGAAATTCTACATTGAGGATGATAAATTATGTAGTTTTGATGGTTGTGAGAATGATGATATTGATTCTTTATCTTCTGAATCGGTGTCTGAGTCGGAGTCTGAGGTGGAGACCAGAAGAAAGGTCACCAGTCTTGCTAGGCCTGCTAGCTTGAATGCCTTTGATATCATTTCGTTTTCGCGTGGTTTTGATTTGTCCGGGTTGTTTGAGGAAGGATCAGATGAAGGAGCGAGATTTGTTTCAGGGGCTCCAGTTTCAACAATCATATCAAAGTTGGAGGAAATTGCCAAGGTAGTGCGTTTTGCGGTGAGGAAAAAGGATTGTAGAGTAAGTTTGGAGGGACCTAGGGATGGTGCTAAGGGACCTTTGACGATTGCAGCcgaaatatttgaattaacaCCGTCTTTGAGAGTGGTTGAGGTTAAGAAAAAAGGAGGAGATAGAAGAGAATACGAAGAGTTCTGTAAAAGTGAATTGAAGCCTGGTCTTACAAGCCTTATGATGGAAAATGTTGCAAATTCTTCTTACTTGCCTTCGGACACCGAATagatagagaaagaagagaaaagataaCATTCCATGTTTTCCTTGTTTCTTGTAGATTCCATATGATGTTTACTCCCGCTGCAGATAATAGTACCTCTGATTGCTGTGCTAGTGAGATGAAAGGTTGACTGCTTCTTCAGTctgttgttaattttctttattaaggaACGTGCTGTAAAACCAATGAATACACGAATATACTATATGCCGTTGGCTACTTGATGAAGTTTTGCCTGTCAGATTTCGAGTACTGATTGATTCAAAATCTGTTTCAATATTACCAGATAAACATTTTGTGCAATTTGGCAATCATAAGATTTTCAACTTTATGCTCTATATAATCTGAGTGTCGAACAGAGAGATTTTCTGAGTTGTTCCCATATATGTTAGAACCTGTACATATATGACAGTAAGTTGTCAGGTTATGCTTAGCAAGTGTTAGGAGATTGTCTGGAAAGAATCTGTTATATATAACTTCCAAATCCATGTGAAGGGTGGGCAAATTGCTGCTAACTTATACTCC encodes:
- the LOC105167845 gene encoding CBL-interacting serine/threonine-protein kinase 12 — encoded protein: MAAAVPKDPKQKEMAGILLGRYDIGKLLGHGTFAKVYHARNVRTGESVAIKVIDKEKILKVGLKAHIKREISILRRVRHPNIVQLFEVMASKSKIFFVMEYVKGGELFNKVAKGRLKEEDARTYFQQLVSAVAFCHARGVYHRDLKPENILLDEDGNVKVSDFGLSAISEQIKQDGLFHTFCGTPAYVSPEVLARKGYDAAKVDIWSCGVILFVLMAGYLPFHDQNIMAMYKKINKGEFRCPRWFSPELIELLTRLLDTNPETRITIPEIMDNKWFKKGFKHVKFYIEDDKLCSFDGCENDDIDSLSSESVSESESEVETRRKVTSLARPASLNAFDIISFSRGFDLSGLFEEGSDEGARFVSGAPVSTIISKLEEIAKVVRFAVRKKDCRVSLEGPRDGAKGPLTIAAEIFELTPSLRVVEVKKKGGDRREYEEFCKSELKPGLTSLMMENVANSSYLPSDTE